A stretch of Penaeus vannamei isolate JL-2024 chromosome 18, ASM4276789v1, whole genome shotgun sequence DNA encodes these proteins:
- the LOC113808776 gene encoding filaggrin-2 encodes MLSKIAICVLVATVTSLPQDLLSTSYGTPAVDTSGSLREGVVSGIRVASDDSLNESSRDFRVEEDGRDFELGAPTGFADEATRGTSRGVIGGSKFSSGGFDAGSNHAGTSSGSLGPFIPIIIDERQGPDEFGKYSFNFETGDGIFRQEQGAPQGESGAVAQQGTWSFTFPDGTPAEFNFIADENGFRVESDLLPTPPPLPPHAIAQIEKARQEEATGPASGVHEGYSEQTGLGSGQFSSTGQPGFGPGQVSGISQSGSSSGEPAGDDRSGSGSGLFSGAGQIHSISGQFSGAGQSDSGSGKVSGIDQSRSGTGQFLQTGQFSGHGQSGSGSGQFSEAGQSSLASGQFSGTSQLGSSSGRFSEAGQLSGAGLSGTDRGHFSGAGQSGSSSGQFSEAGRFSGAGLSGTGVEQFSGAGELGSGSGQFSGTSQLGSSSGRFSEAGQLSGAGLSGTERGHFSGAGQSGSSSGQFSETGRFSGPGVSGTGVEQFSGPGVSGTGVEQFSGAGQLGSGSGQFSGTSQLGSSSGRFSEAGRFSGAGLSGTERRHFSGAGQSGSSSGQFSEAGRFSGAGQSGTGVEQFSGAGQLGSGSGHFTGAGQPGSSSGQVSEAGRFSGAGLSGTGVDQFSGAGQLGSGSGHFSGAGQSGSRSGQVSEAGRFSGAGLSGTERGHFSGAGQSGSRSGQVSEAGQFSGAGQLGSGSGHFTGAGQPFSSSGQFSEAGRFSGAGLSGTGIEQFSGSSSGHYSETGQSDSGSGQFSRPVQSVSGTGQFLGTGQSGSGLGQFSEPRQFSGAGQSGSGTGQFLGTEQSEQFPGDGKPDSSSGQFLGAGQSSASQGPLLEAGHRGSGSGGQTNPGSIQLSGAGQTGYDSDHISGADQTGLGTGQFTDAGHSGSGAVQPPGTRQSSSASTQFSGVGLTSGPQSGQTSAYDQTIPGTGHLRFDEGQLSGADKSGSDSEHLPIGVPQQSVNTEYGYP; translated from the exons ATGTTATCG aaaataGCAATATGTGTCCTTGTTGCCACCGTGACTTCACTGCCTCAAGATTTATTATCGACATCCTATGGGACCCCTGCAGTTGATACATCTGGAAGTCTCAGGGAAGGAGTTGTAAGTGGGATAAGAGTCGCTTCTGATGATTCTCTTAATGAAAGCAGCAGGGATTTTAGAGTTGAAGAAGATGGCAGAGATTTCGAACTTGGGGCTCCTACGGGATTTGCAGACGAGGCAACTCGTGGAACTAGTAGAGGAGTCATTGGAGGTTCGAAATTTTCCTCTGGCGGCTTTGATGCTGGCAGTAACCATGCAGGAACTTCCTCTGGATCGTTAGGACctttcattcctatcatcatcgaCGAGCGCCAAGGTCCTGATGAGTTCGGAAAATATAGCTTCAACTTCGAAACTGGAGATGGCATCTTCCGTCAAGAACAAGGGGCCCCACAAGGAGAATCTGGTGCTGTAGCACAGCAAGGTACTTGGTC ATTCACCTTCCCTGATGGTACTCCAGCCGAATTCAACTTCATTGCTGATGAAAATGGTTTTCGCGTAGAATCTGACCTGCTGCCTACACCACCGCCCCTCCCACCGCACGCCATTGCCCAGATCGAAAAGGCTCGCCAAGAAGAAGCCACTGGTCCTGCTTCTGGTGTGCATGAAGGTTACAGTGAGCAGACAGGCTTAGGCTCTGGGCAGTTCTCTTCTACTGGTCAACCAGGCTTTGGCCCAGGACAGGTTTCAGGCATTAGCCAATCAGGCTCTAGTTCAGGAGAGCCCGCGGGAGATGACCGATCGGGATCTGGCTCAGGGCTATTCTCAGGAGCTGGACAAATCCACTCAATTTCAGGGCAGTTTTCAGGAGCTGGACAATCTGATTCTGGTTCAGGGAAGGTCTCAGGAATTGACCAATCAAGGTCTGGCACAGGGCAGTTCTTACAAACTGGGCAGTTTTCAGGACATGGGCAGTCCGGTTCTGGTTCAGGGCAGTTTTCAGAAGCTGGGCAATCAAGTCTTGCTTCAGGGCAATTCTCAGGAACTAGCCAATTAGGCTCTAGTTCAGGGCGGTTTTCAGAGGCTGGACAGCTTTCAGGAGCTGGACTATCAGGAACTGATAGAGGACACTTCTCTGGAGCTGGCCAATCAGGTTCTAGTTCAGGACAGTTCTCAGAAGCTGGACGGTTTTCAGGAGCTGGACTATCAGGAACTGGTGTAGAGCAGTTTTCAGGAGCAGGGGAATTAGGTTCTGGTTCAGGGCAATTCTCAGGAACTAGCCAATTAGGCTCTAGTTCAGGGCGGTTTTCAGAGGCTGGACAGCTTTCAGGAGCAGGACTATCAGGAACTGAGAGAGGGCACTTCTCTGGAGCTGGCCAGTCAGGCTCTAGTTCAGGACAGTTCTCAGAAACTGGACGGTTTTCAGGACCTGGGGTATCAGGAACTGGTGTAGAGCAGTTTTCAGGACCTGGGGTATCAGGAACTGGTGTAGAGCAGTTTTCAGGAGCTGGGCAATTAGGTTCTGGTTCAGGGCAATTCTCAGGAACTAGCCAATTAGGCTCTAGTTCAGGGCGGTTTTCAGAGGCTGGACGGTTTTCAGGAGCAGGTCTATCAGGAACTGAGAGAAGACACTTCTCTGGAGCTGGCCAATCAGGCTCTAGTTCAGGACAGTTCTCAGAAGCTGGACGGTTTTCAGGAGCAGGGCAATCAGGAACTGGTGTAGAGCAGTTTTCAGGAGCTGGGCAATTAGGTTCTGGTTCAGGGCACTTCACAGGAGCTGGCCAACCAGGCTCTAGTTCAGGACAGGTCTCAGAGGCTGGACGGTTTTCAGGAGCTGGGCTATCAGGAACTGGTGTAGATCAGTTTTCAGGAGCTGGGCAATTAGGTTCTGGTTCAGGGCACTTCTCTGGAGCTGGCCAGTCAGGTTCTAGGTCAGGACAGGTCTCAGAGGCTGGACGGTTTTCAGGAGCAGGACTATCAGGAACTGAGAGAGGGCACTTCTCTGGAGCTGGCCAATCAGGTTCCAGATCAGGACAGGTCTCAGAGGCTGGACAGTTTTCAGGAGCTGGGCAATTAGGTTCTGGTTCAGGGCACTTCACAGGAGCTGGCCAACCATTCTCTAGTTCAGGACAGTTCTCAGAAGCTGGACGGTTTTCAGGAGCTGGACTATCAGGAACTGGTATAGAGCAGTTCTCAGGTTCTAGTTCAGGACACTATTCAGAAACTGGCCAATCAGATTCTGGTTCAGGACAGTTTTCAAGACCTGTACAATCAGTATCTGGTACAGGGCAGTTCTTAGGAACTGGACAATCAGGCTCTGGTTTAGGGCAGTTCTCAGAACCTAGACAGTTTTCAGGAGCTGGTCAATCAGGTTCGGGTACAGGGCAGTTCTTAGGAACTGAACAATCAGAGCAGTTCCCTGGTGATGGTAAACCAGACTCAAGTTCAGGGCAGTTCTTAGGAGCTGGCCAATCCAGCGCTAGCCAAGGACCTCTCCTAGAAGCTGGGCACCGTGGCTCTGGTTCAGGTGGACAGACAAACCCTGGTTCAATACAGCTTTCAGGAGCAGGACAAACCGGCTATGACTCTGATCATATTTCAGGAGCTGACCAAACCGGTCTTGGTACAGGACAGTTCACTGATGCTGGTCATTCAGGCTCTGGTGCAGTGCAGCCCCCAGGAACTAGGCAGTCAAGCTCTGCATCTACACAGTTCTCGGGAGTGGGCTTGACTAGTGGTCCCCAGTCTGGCCAAACCTCTGCTTACGACCAAACTATCCCTGGAACTGGACATTTACGCTTTGACGAAGGGCAGCTCTCGGGTGCTGATAAATCTGGCTCTGACTCAGAACACTTGCCAATCGGTGTTCCTCAGCAGTCTGTCAATACTGAATACGGTTATCCATGA